The Altererythrobacter sp. Root672 genome includes a window with the following:
- a CDS encoding Hsp20 family protein — MRTTFDFAPYRRSTVGFDRLFDLLETEMRGEGGDGYPAFDIAAEGEDRYQITLAVPGYTSSDIAVVARQNQLTVTGKRPEGTDQSRYLHQGILIRPFERHFQLADFIQVEGAKLQDGLLGIVLKRVVPDAMKPRRIEIGVGPSGQEQIEDLSEDRSAAA; from the coding sequence ATGAGAACCACTTTTGACTTTGCACCCTATCGCCGCTCGACCGTCGGCTTTGATCGCCTCTTCGATCTGCTTGAGACCGAGATGAGGGGCGAGGGCGGGGACGGCTATCCAGCTTTCGATATCGCGGCTGAGGGTGAAGATCGCTATCAGATCACACTTGCCGTGCCCGGCTATACTTCGAGTGACATCGCGGTCGTCGCCCGGCAGAACCAGCTGACAGTCACGGGCAAGCGCCCTGAGGGCACGGACCAGAGCCGATACCTGCACCAGGGTATCCTGATCCGGCCGTTCGAGCGACACTTCCAGCTCGCAGACTTCATCCAAGTCGAAGGGGCCAAGTTGCAGGACGGCCTGCTAGGCATTGTCCTTAAAAGGGTCGTGCCTGACGCTATGAAGCCTCGTCGTATCGAGATTGGGGTCGGTCCATCCGGTCAGGAACAGATTGAAGATCTATCTGAGGATCGCTCCGCAGCAGCCTGA
- a CDS encoding ATP-binding protein has translation MTLLQKAASLPNGELLGQILTGLLRSGAPKILIWGARFHAFCNEAYADLDPLMDMNRNGETFATLLPDVWTQIRESLVQSLQGTERLSAQVSLVREVQGQAVPLHYNAFFTPLYGRAASAGGVLIDIQETTEDRPLSQRLLFEKRQMQQLFGELPVLMAYGRGEELRLQFVNTAFRKFFGFRPLDGLTVEEAIPEAVEQGFVTLLREVLRTGEPFIGNDTPVRFHSGSDEPVKYIDFIYQPVKNSQGKPIGILCTGVDVTDQHNMKADSDRFKHRALHESRINAMGTMAMTLAHELNQPLAAAASYLSAARRSLKKSSSEDDPAFALLNLGIDQIKRAGNIIGRATPLLRTGEATLREVSISNAVDHAVSLLSACPQFELTITKDIPPDAGTVLADEIQLEQVLVNLFRNASQAAKDAVRKELLVSSRALPKNRIRICVRDFGRGIGDEEIGRIFELGQRGHRTGLGIGLPLSRTLVEANGGFMWAVNAEGGGAEFHLELNRPSRSGK, from the coding sequence ATGACCCTCCTGCAAAAGGCAGCGTCACTGCCGAACGGCGAACTGCTGGGGCAGATACTCACTGGCCTGCTCAGGTCGGGAGCGCCCAAGATCCTGATCTGGGGTGCGCGTTTCCACGCCTTTTGCAATGAAGCTTACGCAGATCTCGACCCGTTAATGGACATGAACCGCAACGGCGAGACCTTCGCGACGCTGCTGCCCGATGTGTGGACGCAAATCCGCGAATCCCTGGTGCAATCCTTGCAGGGCACCGAGCGGTTGAGCGCTCAGGTCTCGCTGGTGCGCGAAGTTCAGGGCCAGGCTGTACCGCTTCATTACAATGCCTTTTTTACGCCCTTGTACGGGAGGGCGGCGAGCGCCGGTGGGGTATTAATCGACATCCAGGAGACTACTGAAGATCGGCCCTTGAGCCAGAGGCTGCTTTTTGAAAAGCGGCAAATGCAGCAACTGTTTGGAGAGCTGCCTGTTCTGATGGCCTATGGCCGTGGGGAGGAACTCCGGCTCCAGTTCGTCAATACCGCGTTCCGCAAGTTCTTCGGCTTTCGACCACTCGATGGTCTGACAGTCGAAGAAGCTATTCCCGAGGCGGTCGAGCAGGGATTTGTGACCTTGCTGAGGGAAGTACTGCGGACTGGCGAGCCCTTCATCGGCAACGACACGCCCGTCCGATTTCACTCCGGGTCGGACGAGCCAGTCAAGTACATCGACTTTATCTACCAGCCGGTCAAAAACTCCCAGGGCAAACCCATTGGAATTCTTTGCACGGGTGTTGATGTCACCGATCAACACAACATGAAGGCTGACAGCGACAGGTTCAAACACCGAGCCCTGCATGAATCGCGGATCAACGCGATGGGGACGATGGCCATGACGCTGGCCCATGAACTCAATCAACCTTTGGCCGCAGCCGCAAGTTACCTGTCGGCCGCGCGACGCTCGCTGAAGAAATCCAGCAGCGAGGATGACCCGGCCTTCGCCCTGCTTAATCTCGGCATCGATCAGATTAAACGTGCGGGCAACATTATCGGGCGAGCAACGCCTCTATTACGGACCGGCGAGGCCACCCTGCGTGAAGTCTCCATTTCCAACGCGGTCGATCACGCAGTGTCCTTGCTCTCGGCTTGCCCACAATTCGAGCTGACGATAACAAAGGACATTCCGCCAGATGCAGGCACTGTCCTGGCAGACGAGATCCAGCTCGAACAAGTGCTGGTTAACCTCTTCCGGAACGCTTCCCAGGCCGCGAAGGACGCTGTGCGAAAGGAACTGTTGGTATCCAGCCGAGCCCTGCCCAAGAACCGGATAAGGATATGCGTGCGCGACTTTGGTCGGGGTATAGGGGACGAAGAAATCGGTCGAATATTTGAATTGGGACAGCGGGGCCATCGGACGGGACTAGGGATCGGCTTGCCGCTCAGCCGGACGCTTGTAGAGGCCAACGGCGGGTTCATGTGGGCAGTCAACGCTGAAGGTGGCGGGGCCGAATTCCATCTGGAGCTCAATCGACCCTCCCGCTCGGGCAAATGA